From one Streptomyces sp. Q6 genomic stretch:
- a CDS encoding alpha-1,4-glucan--maltose-1-phosphate maltosyltransferase — protein sequence MPAPHPSSSPREPGPNPSDPATPPEPTAPSAASVPPTRSASPAAPEKAPPKASPKAPEKALKKATTQAATASATKAAAKATKKAPAKTTKKVPAKATKKVPAKAADSIPRKRTAAAKTSTAPKSRQTQKVQQAQQAQQTQQVHQTQQTQNALAAKAAAPPPGPTIGRIPIRDVRPVIDHARRPAKAVVGETFPVTATVFREGHDAVAANVVLRGPDGRTAPWAPMRELAPGTDRWGAEVAADATGTWHFHVEAWSDPVSTWRHTAQIKIPAGIDTELVLEEGASLHERAAAGVPEELRETVLQAAAALRDPDRAPAARLAAALTPDVDATLSRYPLRELITSSDELPLLVERERALYGSWYEFFPRSEGAVVEPGKPPVSGTFATAAERLPAIAAMGFDVVYLPPVHPIGTTFRKGPDNSLSPGPDDVGVPWAIGSHEGGHDAVHPDLGTLEDFDTFVARAGELGLEVALDFALQCSPDHPWVHKHPEWFHHRADGTIAYAENPPKKYQDIYPLAFDGDLPGLVAETTRVLRHWMAHGVRIFRVDNPHTKPVVFWEEVIADINRSDPDVIFLAEAFTRPAMMHTLAQIGFQQSYTYFTWRNSKQELTEYVEELSGEAASYMRPNFFVNTPDILHEFLQRGGRPAFELRAVLAATLSPSWGVYSGYELCENTPLRAGSEEYLHSEKYELRPRDWESAEREGRTIAPLLTALNDVRRRSPALRALRPVHFHHADKDEVIVYSKREGSNTVLVVVNLDPHHTQEATVSLDMPQLGLGWHESVPVRDELTGDTYHWGRANYVRLEPGRTPAHILTVLRPSTPR from the coding sequence ATGCCCGCACCACACCCTTCGTCGTCGCCCCGCGAACCGGGGCCCAACCCGTCCGATCCCGCCACGCCACCAGAGCCGACGGCGCCGTCGGCAGCGTCGGTACCCCCGACGCGGTCGGCATCGCCGGCGGCTCCCGAGAAGGCACCTCCGAAGGCCTCCCCGAAGGCCCCCGAGAAAGCCCTCAAGAAGGCCACGACACAGGCCGCCACGGCATCAGCCACGAAGGCGGCCGCGAAGGCCACCAAGAAGGCCCCGGCCAAGACCACGAAGAAGGTCCCGGCCAAGGCAACGAAGAAGGTCCCGGCCAAGGCCGCCGACAGCATCCCCCGCAAAAGGACCGCCGCCGCGAAGACCTCGACGGCCCCGAAGTCCCGCCAGACCCAAAAGGTCCAACAGGCCCAACAGGCCCAACAGACCCAGCAGGTCCACCAAACCCAGCAGACCCAGAACGCCCTGGCCGCCAAGGCCGCCGCACCACCACCCGGCCCCACCATCGGCCGCATCCCCATCCGTGACGTCCGACCGGTGATCGACCACGCCCGGCGCCCCGCCAAGGCCGTCGTCGGCGAGACGTTCCCGGTCACGGCCACCGTGTTCCGCGAGGGGCACGACGCCGTCGCCGCGAACGTGGTGCTGCGCGGCCCGGACGGCCGCACGGCCCCCTGGGCCCCGATGCGGGAGCTCGCCCCGGGCACGGACCGCTGGGGCGCCGAGGTCGCCGCCGACGCGACCGGGACCTGGCACTTCCACGTCGAGGCGTGGAGCGACCCGGTGTCGACCTGGCGGCACACCGCGCAGATCAAGATACCGGCGGGCATCGACACCGAACTCGTCCTGGAAGAAGGCGCGTCGCTGCACGAACGCGCTGCCGCCGGCGTGCCGGAAGAGCTGCGTGAAACGGTTCTGCAAGCAGCCGCCGCGCTCCGCGATCCCGACCGCGCCCCGGCCGCCCGGCTCGCGGCGGCGCTCACCCCGGACGTCGACGCGACCCTCTCCCGGTATCCGCTGCGCGAACTGATCACGTCCTCCGACGAGTTGCCGCTTCTGGTGGAGCGGGAGCGGGCGTTGTACGGGTCCTGGTACGAGTTCTTCCCGCGGTCGGAGGGTGCGGTCGTGGAGCCGGGGAAGCCGCCGGTGAGCGGTACGTTCGCGACGGCGGCGGAGCGGCTTCCGGCTATCGCGGCGATGGGTTTCGATGTCGTCTATCTGCCGCCGGTGCATCCGATCGGGACGACGTTCCGTAAGGGGCCGGACAACAGTCTTTCGCCCGGCCCGGACGATGTGGGGGTGCCGTGGGCGATCGGTTCGCACGAGGGCGGGCACGACGCGGTCCATCCGGATCTGGGCACGCTGGAGGACTTCGACACCTTCGTGGCGCGGGCGGGTGAGCTGGGGCTGGAGGTGGCGCTCGATTTCGCGCTCCAGTGCTCGCCGGATCATCCGTGGGTGCACAAGCATCCGGAGTGGTTCCACCACCGGGCGGACGGGACGATCGCGTACGCGGAGAATCCGCCGAAGAAGTACCAGGACATCTATCCTCTGGCGTTCGACGGTGATCTGCCGGGGCTGGTGGCGGAGACGACGCGGGTGCTGCGGCACTGGATGGCGCACGGGGTGCGGATCTTCCGGGTGGACAATCCGCACACGAAGCCGGTCGTGTTCTGGGAGGAGGTGATCGCGGACATCAACCGGAGTGATCCGGATGTGATTTTCCTGGCCGAGGCGTTCACGCGTCCCGCGATGATGCACACTCTCGCGCAGATCGGTTTCCAGCAGTCGTACACGTACTTCACGTGGCGTAATTCGAAGCAGGAACTGACCGAGTACGTGGAGGAGTTGAGCGGGGAGGCGGCCTCTTACATGCGGCCGAACTTCTTCGTCAACACGCCGGACATCCTGCATGAGTTCCTCCAGCGGGGTGGGCGTCCCGCGTTCGAGCTGCGGGCGGTGCTGGCCGCGACGCTGTCGCCGTCGTGGGGTGTCTACAGCGGCTACGAACTGTGCGAAAACACTCCGCTACGGGCCGGTAGCGAGGAGTATCTGCACTCGGAGAAGTACGAACTACGGCCCCGGGACTGGGAGTCGGCCGAGCGGGAGGGCCGCACGATCGCCCCGCTGCTGACCGCGCTCAACGACGTCCGCCGGCGCAGCCCTGCGCTGCGTGCCCTGCGCCCGGTGCACTTCCACCACGCCGACAAGGACGAGGTGATCGTGTACTCGAAGCGGGAGGGCTCGAACACGGTTCTGGTGGTCGTGAACCTCGACCCGCACCACACCCAGGAAGCCACGGTCTCGTTGGACATGCCGCAACTCGGACTCGGCTGGCACGAGTCCGTGCCGGTGCGGGACGAACTCACCGGCGACACCTACCACTGGGGCAGAGCGAACTATGTGCGCCTCGAACCGGGCCGTACGCCCGCGCACATCCTCACCGTCCTGCGACCGTCCACACCGCGATGA
- a CDS encoding S8 family peptidase: protein MAVTVPVTRKRRARWAGGLTALATTAAISAITLPAQAAPAQGRILGAGEPGAVAGSYIVTLRGGTRAPSEAGKDLAEKYGAKIRHTYSKALNGYAVKVNEARAKRLAADPDVASVVQDSEVAFDHNQKNPPSWGLDRIDQNDLPLDASYTWPESAGAGVTVYVIDTGIRTTHQDFGGRASSGWDFVENDAVAQDGNGHGTHVAGTVAGASYGVAKQAHVVGVRVLDDEGSGTTAQVIAGIDWVTKHAEKPAVANLSLGGYANAQLDAAVRNSIASGVTYTVAAGNDGLPADLYSPARVREAITVGATDRKDARASFSNWGTRLDLFAPGVDITSASYASDTGKATFSGTSMASPHAAGAAALYLADHAGATPADVGKALVGRAVPGRVTGAGLGSPNKLLQVNNP, encoded by the coding sequence ATGGCAGTGACCGTGCCAGTGACGCGGAAGCGGCGGGCCCGCTGGGCCGGAGGGCTCACCGCACTCGCCACGACCGCAGCGATTTCGGCCATCACGCTGCCCGCTCAGGCCGCTCCCGCACAGGGACGGATACTCGGCGCCGGAGAACCCGGCGCCGTGGCAGGCAGCTACATCGTGACGTTGAGGGGGGGAACGAGGGCCCCGTCCGAGGCGGGCAAGGACCTCGCCGAGAAGTACGGGGCGAAAATACGCCACACCTATAGCAAGGCGCTCAACGGGTACGCGGTGAAGGTCAACGAGGCACGGGCCAAGCGGCTCGCGGCCGACCCGGACGTCGCCTCCGTCGTCCAGGACTCCGAGGTCGCCTTCGACCACAACCAGAAGAACCCGCCCTCCTGGGGGCTCGACCGGATCGACCAGAACGACCTGCCGCTCGACGCGTCCTACACCTGGCCCGAGTCCGCGGGCGCCGGGGTGACGGTCTACGTCATCGACACCGGCATCCGCACCACCCATCAGGACTTCGGCGGGCGGGCGTCCAGCGGCTGGGACTTCGTCGAGAACGACGCGGTCGCCCAGGACGGCAACGGCCACGGCACGCACGTGGCCGGAACCGTCGCGGGCGCGAGCTACGGCGTGGCCAAGCAGGCGCACGTCGTCGGCGTCCGGGTCCTCGACGACGAGGGCTCCGGCACCACGGCCCAGGTCATCGCGGGCATCGACTGGGTGACCAAGCACGCGGAGAAGCCGGCGGTGGCCAACCTGAGCCTGGGCGGCTACGCCAACGCCCAACTCGACGCGGCCGTACGGAACTCGATCGCGTCCGGCGTCACGTACACGGTGGCGGCGGGCAACGACGGGCTCCCCGCCGACCTGTACTCGCCCGCCCGGGTCCGGGAGGCGATCACGGTCGGCGCCACCGACCGGAAGGACGCACGTGCGAGCTTCTCGAACTGGGGTACCCGTCTGGACCTGTTCGCGCCCGGAGTGGACATCACGTCCGCGTCGTACGCGAGCGACACCGGGAAGGCCACCTTCTCCGGTACGTCCATGGCGTCGCCGCACGCCGCGGGCGCGGCCGCGCTGTATCTCGCCGATCACGCGGGGGCCACGCCGGCGGACGTGGGCAAGGCGCTCGTCGGCCGGGCGGTTCCGGGCAGGGTGACCGGCGCCGGGCTCGGCTCGCCCAACAAGTTGCTCCAGGTCAACAACCCCTGA
- a CDS encoding maltokinase N-terminal cap-like domain-containing protein, with protein MAIIHYTTLKPTKLELLTDWLPKQPWYQGSGTPELAKAGGFRLDDPAGEVGMEFMAVTDSSGPDPVTYHVPMTYRAAPLPDAPDDALVGTLVHGVLGDRWVYDGTRDPVLVAQVTALLKGEVAAHAQSVDGALDPTVRAEAHGDDVRPEFVRVLEAGEPAPGSAGGVSAEWDGGRVRGVFVTVRAE; from the coding sequence ATGGCGATCATCCACTACACCACGCTCAAGCCCACCAAGCTGGAACTCCTCACCGACTGGCTCCCGAAGCAGCCCTGGTACCAGGGCTCCGGAACGCCGGAGTTGGCCAAGGCCGGCGGTTTCCGGCTCGACGATCCGGCGGGGGAGGTGGGGATGGAGTTCATGGCCGTGACCGATTCCTCGGGTCCCGACCCGGTGACGTACCACGTGCCGATGACCTATCGGGCCGCCCCGCTCCCCGACGCGCCCGACGACGCGCTCGTCGGCACCCTCGTGCACGGGGTGCTCGGCGACCGCTGGGTCTACGACGGGACGCGGGACCCGGTCCTGGTCGCCCAGGTGACCGCGCTGCTCAAGGGGGAGGTGGCCGCGCACGCGCAGAGCGTGGACGGCGCCCTCGACCCGACCGTACGGGCCGAGGCCCACGGGGACGACGTGCGGCCCGAGTTCGTACGTGTCCTGGAGGCCGGTGAGCCGGCGCCCGGATCGGCCGGCGGGGTCAGCGCCGAGTGGGACGGAGGGCGGGTCCGTGGGGTTTTCGTGACGGTTCGCGCGGAGTGA
- the glgP gene encoding alpha-glucan family phosphorylase has translation MKAIRRFIVRPVLPEPLAPLHELARNLRWSWHAGTRDLFAAVDPARWAASDGDPMRLLGSVPTARLAELATDEAFLARLSEVADDLRGYLHDDRWYQARSAELPAAIAYFSPEFGVTAALPQYSGGLGILAGDHLKAASDLGVPLIGVGLLYRHGYFRQSLSRDGWQQETYPVTDPNELPLTLLREPDGTPAHVSLALPGGRRLLARVWLARVGRVPLLMLDSDVEENDVHEREVTDRLYGGGSEHRLLQEMLLGIGGVRAVRTYCRIAGHPGPEVFHTNEGHAGFLGVERIAELAHEGLDFDTALEAVRAGTVFTTHTPVPAGIDRFDRELVARHFGSDAELPGLDVQRILGLGMETYQGGDPNVFNMAVMGLRLAQRANGVSTLHGAVSRGMFAGLWPGFDAEEVPITSVTNGVHAPTWVAPEVFRLGARQIGERRTEDALSVGGSDRWDAVGDIADQDIWELRRALRGQLVTEVRARLAASWRQRGAGAAELGWVDGVLDPDVLTIGFARRVPSYKRLTLMLRDPDRLMRLLLDEDRPVQIVVAGKAHPADDGGKRLVQELVRFTDDPRVRHRIVFLPDYGMAMAQKLYPGCDIWLNNPLRPLEACGTSGMKAALNGCLNLSVLDGWWDEWFEPDFGWAIPTADGTATDEHRRDDLEAAALYDLLERRVAPRFYERGPEGLPDRWIEMVRQTLTHLGPKVLAGRMVREYVEQLYAPAARADRAMTADAARELASWKHRIREAWPRVAVDHVEAATTAAELGATLALHVRVALGDLAPDDVEVQAVAGRVDGEDRIADGVTVPLKPVAGPDPEGRWSYEGPLSLDRTGPYGYTVRILPTHRLLASPAETGLVTVPSEEVSEGGGVLMR, from the coding sequence GTGAAGGCCATCCGTCGATTCATCGTCCGCCCGGTCCTGCCCGAACCACTCGCCCCGCTCCACGAACTCGCCCGCAATCTGCGCTGGTCCTGGCACGCGGGCACCCGTGATCTCTTCGCCGCCGTCGACCCCGCGCGCTGGGCCGCGTCCGACGGCGACCCGATGCGGCTGCTCGGCAGCGTGCCGACCGCCCGTCTCGCCGAACTCGCCACCGACGAAGCGTTCCTCGCCCGGCTCAGCGAGGTCGCCGACGATCTGCGCGGCTACCTCCACGACGACCGCTGGTACCAGGCGCGGAGCGCCGAACTCCCGGCCGCCATCGCCTACTTCTCGCCCGAGTTCGGCGTCACGGCCGCGCTGCCGCAGTACTCCGGCGGCCTCGGCATCCTCGCCGGCGACCACCTCAAGGCGGCCAGCGACCTCGGAGTGCCGCTCATCGGCGTAGGACTGCTCTACCGGCACGGCTACTTCCGGCAGTCGCTGTCCCGGGACGGATGGCAGCAGGAGACCTATCCCGTCACCGACCCGAACGAGCTGCCCCTCACGCTGCTGCGGGAGCCCGACGGCACGCCCGCGCACGTCTCGCTCGCCCTGCCCGGCGGGCGGCGGCTGCTCGCCCGCGTCTGGCTGGCGCGGGTCGGCCGGGTGCCGCTGCTCATGCTGGACTCGGACGTCGAGGAGAACGACGTCCACGAACGCGAGGTGACCGACCGGCTGTACGGCGGCGGCAGCGAGCACCGGCTGCTCCAGGAGATGCTGCTCGGGATAGGCGGCGTGCGCGCCGTGCGCACGTACTGCCGGATCGCCGGCCACCCCGGCCCCGAGGTCTTCCACACCAACGAGGGGCACGCGGGATTCCTCGGCGTCGAGCGGATCGCCGAACTCGCCCACGAGGGGCTGGACTTCGACACGGCGCTGGAAGCCGTGCGGGCCGGCACCGTCTTCACCACCCATACGCCCGTCCCGGCCGGCATCGACCGCTTCGACCGAGAACTCGTCGCCCGGCACTTCGGCTCCGACGCCGAACTCCCGGGACTGGACGTCCAGCGGATCCTGGGCCTCGGCATGGAGACGTACCAGGGCGGCGACCCGAACGTCTTCAACATGGCGGTGATGGGACTCAGACTGGCGCAGCGCGCCAACGGCGTCTCCACGCTCCACGGCGCGGTCAGCCGGGGGATGTTCGCGGGCCTGTGGCCCGGGTTCGACGCCGAGGAGGTGCCCATCACCTCCGTCACGAACGGCGTGCACGCGCCGACCTGGGTCGCCCCCGAGGTGTTCCGGCTCGGCGCCCGCCAGATCGGCGAACGGCGCACCGAGGACGCCCTGTCGGTCGGCGGCTCGGACCGCTGGGACGCCGTCGGCGACATCGCCGACCAGGACATCTGGGAGCTACGGCGGGCCCTGCGCGGCCAGTTGGTGACGGAGGTCCGTGCCCGCCTCGCCGCGTCCTGGCGCCAGCGCGGTGCCGGCGCCGCCGAACTCGGCTGGGTGGACGGCGTGCTGGACCCGGACGTCCTCACGATCGGCTTCGCGCGCCGCGTCCCCTCGTACAAGCGGCTCACGCTGATGCTGCGCGACCCGGACCGGCTGATGCGGCTGCTCCTCGACGAGGACCGGCCGGTCCAGATCGTCGTCGCGGGCAAGGCGCACCCGGCGGACGACGGCGGCAAACGCCTCGTCCAGGAACTGGTCCGCTTCACGGACGACCCGCGCGTGCGCCACCGCATCGTCTTCCTGCCCGACTACGGCATGGCGATGGCGCAGAAGCTCTACCCCGGCTGCGACATCTGGCTCAACAACCCGCTCAGGCCGCTGGAGGCCTGCGGCACGAGCGGCATGAAGGCGGCCCTCAACGGCTGCCTCAACCTCTCCGTCCTCGACGGCTGGTGGGACGAGTGGTTCGAGCCCGACTTCGGCTGGGCGATCCCCACGGCCGACGGCACGGCCACCGACGAACACCGCCGCGACGACCTGGAGGCCGCAGCGCTCTACGACCTCCTGGAGCGCCGGGTCGCCCCCCGCTTCTACGAACGCGGACCGGAGGGCCTGCCCGACCGCTGGATCGAGATGGTCCGCCAGACCCTGACCCACCTCGGCCCGAAGGTCCTCGCCGGCCGCATGGTCCGCGAGTACGTCGAGCAGCTCTACGCCCCCGCGGCGCGCGCCGACCGGGCCATGACGGCGGACGCGGCACGGGAGCTCGCGTCGTGGAAGCACCGGATACGGGAGGCCTGGCCGCGCGTCGCGGTCGACCACGTCGAGGCGGCGACGACCGCCGCGGAACTCGGCGCGACGCTCGCCCTCCATGTCCGCGTCGCCCTGGGCGATCTGGCCCCCGACGACGTCGAGGTCCAGGCCGTCGCGGGCCGCGTCGACGGCGAGGACCGCATCGCGGACGGCGTCACGGTCCCGCTGAAACCGGTCGCCGGCCCGGACCCCGAGGGCCGCTGGTCCTACGAGGGCCCCCTCTCCCTGGACCGCACGGGCCCCTACGGCTACACGGTCCGCATCCTCCCGACCCACCGACTCCTCGCGTCCCCCGCGGAGACCGGCCTGGTGACGGTGCCTTCGGAGGAGGTGAGTGAGGGGGGTGGGGTGTTGATGCGGTGA
- a CDS encoding M4 family metallopeptidase translates to MTPHISRRTTLSIATAVAAGALLSTAFTATGASADPSAPSATPLALSASARADLLKDASAKSAATARELKLDSQEKLVVRDVVKDRDGTTHTRYERTYDGLPVLGGDLVVHETKAGEHAGVTRATSKSIDVATTGVTLKAAPSGARKVVWAASGTPRLAYEKVVTGTRKDGTPSKLHVITDAATGQEIHAYDAIHTGTGESQYSGGVEIGTSGSGSSFSLTDATRGGHSTYDLKHGSSGKGTLFTDADDKWGDGTTNDAATAGVDAAYGAQVTWDYYKSVHGRSGINGDGKGAYSRVHYGNAYVNAFWDDSCFCMTYGDGEGDAKPLTSIDVAAHEMSHGVTAATAGLIYSGESGGLNEATSDIFGTSVEFYAKNASDVGDYLIGEKIDINGDGSPLRYMDKPSKDGSSLDAWKTGAGNVDVHYSSGIANHFFYLLSEGSGAKTINGVDYDSPTSDGSTVTGIGRDKAEQIWFKALTTYFTSNTDYAKARTGTLSAASDLYGADSTEYKAVAAAWAGVNVK, encoded by the coding sequence GTGACCCCCCACATATCCCGTAGGACAACTCTGTCCATCGCCACGGCCGTTGCCGCCGGCGCGCTCCTCTCCACCGCCTTCACGGCGACCGGCGCCTCCGCCGATCCGTCCGCACCCTCGGCCACCCCACTGGCCCTGAGCGCCTCGGCCCGCGCGGACCTGCTCAAGGACGCCAGCGCCAAGTCGGCAGCGACGGCACGGGAGTTGAAGCTCGACTCCCAGGAGAAGCTCGTCGTCCGTGACGTCGTCAAGGACCGCGACGGCACGACGCACACCCGCTACGAGCGCACGTACGACGGCCTCCCGGTACTCGGCGGCGACCTCGTCGTCCACGAGACGAAGGCGGGCGAGCACGCGGGCGTGACCCGCGCGACGTCGAAGTCGATCGACGTCGCCACCACCGGCGTCACCCTCAAGGCGGCCCCGTCCGGCGCCCGCAAGGTCGTCTGGGCGGCGAGCGGCACGCCGAGACTCGCCTACGAGAAGGTCGTCACCGGCACCCGGAAGGACGGCACCCCGAGCAAGCTGCACGTCATCACGGACGCGGCGACCGGCCAGGAGATCCACGCGTACGACGCGATCCACACCGGCACGGGCGAGTCCCAGTACAGCGGCGGCGTGGAGATCGGCACGAGCGGCTCGGGCTCGTCCTTCTCGCTGACGGACGCGACGCGCGGCGGCCACTCCACGTACGACCTCAAGCACGGCTCGTCCGGCAAGGGCACGCTCTTCACCGACGCGGACGACAAGTGGGGCGACGGGACGACGAACGACGCGGCGACGGCCGGTGTCGACGCCGCCTACGGCGCCCAGGTCACCTGGGACTACTACAAGAGCGTGCACGGCCGCAGCGGCATCAACGGCGACGGCAAGGGCGCCTACTCCCGCGTCCACTACGGCAACGCGTACGTCAACGCCTTCTGGGACGACAGCTGCTTCTGCATGACGTACGGGGACGGCGAGGGCGACGCCAAGCCGCTCACGTCGATCGACGTGGCCGCGCACGAGATGAGCCACGGCGTCACCGCCGCGACCGCCGGCCTGATCTACAGCGGCGAGTCCGGCGGTCTGAACGAGGCGACCTCCGACATCTTCGGCACGTCGGTCGAGTTCTACGCGAAGAACGCCTCGGACGTCGGTGACTACCTCATCGGCGAGAAGATCGACATCAACGGCGACGGCTCCCCGCTGCGCTACATGGACAAGCCGAGCAAGGACGGCTCGTCGCTCGACGCCTGGAAGACGGGCGCGGGCAACGTCGACGTCCACTACTCGTCGGGCATCGCGAACCACTTCTTCTACCTGCTCAGCGAGGGCAGCGGCGCCAAGACCATCAACGGCGTCGACTACGACTCCCCGACGTCGGACGGCTCCACGGTCACCGGCATCGGCCGCGACAAGGCCGAACAGATCTGGTTCAAGGCGCTCACCACGTACTTCACGTCGAACACCGACTACGCGAAGGCCCGCACCGGCACACTGAGCGCGGCCTCCGACCTGTACGGGGCGGACTCGACGGAGTACAAGGCCGTGGCGGCGGCCTGGGCGGGCGTGAACGTCAAGTAG
- a CDS encoding M4 family metallopeptidase, with protein sequence MAVYARQHRTTLAIATALAAGALLATGITTGASATPTASATPSGGAQIQLSPTARTALIKKADAAADTTAERIGLGAKEELKVRDIVKDADGTTHTRYERTYAGLPVLGGDLVVHTAASGATKSVTKATKADIAVSDLSPAVTKAAAEKQAVSAARADGSAKTEADSARKVIWAASGTPTLAYETVVGGLQDDGTPNELHVITDAATGEKLYEYQGIETGTGKSLYSGTVSLSTYLSGSTYQLYDTTRGGHKTYNKSHTTTSSTGTLFTDADDTWGTGTASSSTADQTAAVDAAYGAQKTWDFYKATFGRSGIKNNGVGAYSRVHYGNQYVNAFWSDTCFCMTYGDGEGNVNPLTSLDVAGHEMTHGVTSNTAGLTYSGESGGLNEATSDIFGTAVEFYAANSSDVGDYLIGEEIDINGDGSPLRYMDQPSKDGASANYWSSSLGNLDVHYSSGPANHFFYLLSEGSGAKTINGVSYNSPTSNGSTVTGIGRAKAVQIWYKALTTYMTSTTKYAGARTATLSAASALYGSSSTEYAAVAAAWSAVNVN encoded by the coding sequence GTGGCTGTCTACGCGCGTCAACACCGCACCACCCTCGCCATCGCCACCGCCCTCGCGGCCGGCGCCCTGCTCGCGACCGGCATCACCACCGGCGCCTCGGCCACGCCCACGGCCTCGGCGACCCCGTCCGGCGGCGCCCAGATCCAGCTCTCCCCCACCGCCCGCACCGCCCTCATCAAGAAGGCCGACGCGGCGGCGGACACCACCGCGGAGCGCATAGGCCTCGGCGCGAAGGAGGAGCTGAAGGTCAGAGACATCGTCAAGGACGCCGACGGCACGACGCACACCCGCTACGAGCGCACCTACGCCGGACTCCCGGTGCTCGGCGGCGACCTGGTCGTCCACACCGCCGCGTCCGGCGCCACGAAGTCCGTCACGAAGGCCACGAAGGCGGACATCGCCGTCTCGGACCTGTCCCCCGCCGTGACCAAGGCGGCGGCCGAGAAGCAGGCGGTCTCCGCCGCCCGCGCCGACGGCTCGGCGAAGACCGAGGCGGACAGCGCCCGCAAGGTGATCTGGGCGGCGTCCGGCACGCCGACCCTCGCGTACGAGACGGTGGTCGGCGGTCTCCAGGACGACGGCACCCCCAACGAGCTGCACGTCATCACCGACGCGGCCACCGGCGAGAAGCTGTACGAGTACCAGGGCATCGAGACGGGCACCGGCAAGAGCCTGTACTCGGGCACCGTCAGCCTGAGCACCTACCTGTCCGGGTCGACGTACCAGCTCTACGACACGACCCGCGGTGGCCACAAGACGTACAACAAGTCGCACACCACCACGTCCTCGACCGGCACCCTCTTCACGGACGCCGACGACACGTGGGGCACGGGCACGGCGTCCAGCTCGACCGCCGACCAGACGGCGGCCGTCGACGCCGCGTACGGCGCGCAGAAGACCTGGGACTTCTACAAGGCCACCTTCGGCCGCAGCGGCATCAAGAACAACGGCGTCGGCGCGTACAGCCGCGTCCACTACGGCAACCAGTACGTCAACGCCTTCTGGTCCGACACCTGCTTCTGCATGACGTACGGCGACGGCGAGGGCAACGTCAACCCGCTGACCTCGCTCGACGTGGCGGGCCACGAGATGACGCACGGCGTCACCTCGAACACGGCGGGCCTCACCTACTCCGGCGAGTCCGGCGGCCTGAACGAGGCGACCTCGGACATCTTCGGCACGGCCGTCGAGTTCTACGCGGCCAACTCCTCCGACGTCGGTGACTACCTCATCGGCGAGGAGATCGACATCAACGGCGACGGCTCGCCGCTGCGCTACATGGACCAGCCCAGCAAGGACGGCGCCTCGGCCAACTACTGGTCGTCCTCGCTCGGCAACCTCGACGTGCACTACTCGTCGGGCCCGGCGAACCACTTCTTCTACCTGCTCAGCGAGGGCAGCGGCGCCAAGACCATCAACGGGGTCAGCTACAACTCCCCCACCTCCAACGGCTCGACGGTCACCGGCATCGGTCGCGCCAAGGCCGTCCAGATCTGGTACAAGGCGCTGACCACGTACATGACGTCGACGACGAAGTACGCGGGCGCCCGCACTGCGACGCTGAGCGCGGCGTCGGCCCTGTACGGGTCCTCGTCGACGGAGTACGCGGCGGTGGCGGCGGCGTGGAGCGCCGTGAACGTCAACTAG